Proteins from a genomic interval of Paenibacillus sp. RC334:
- a CDS encoding SDR family oxidoreductase → MKLLILGGNGMAGHVLVDYFQKQGGYHVFYTTRDPKNKGGLLLDVNDSFMVEQLVRSVRPDVIINAVGVLNQYAGADQITAYQINGLLPHFLQRTADRIGARFIHISTDCVFEGTRVPGLYAETDQPDGTSAYALTKILGEVKAPGHLTIRTSIIGPEIRPGGIGLLNWFLQQSGDVDGYRRVFWNGVTTLELAKAIQVLMNEPLDGLIHLVHPEPISKYDLLLLFKDIWKREDIRIVLKDEPVQDRTLRSTRADLLYDVPHYSIMLKELLEWTEAQRNNVGPSL, encoded by the coding sequence ATGAAGCTGCTTATTTTGGGCGGTAACGGCATGGCAGGCCATGTGCTGGTCGATTACTTTCAAAAGCAGGGCGGATATCATGTGTTCTACACCACGCGTGATCCCAAGAATAAAGGGGGTCTGCTGCTGGATGTGAATGACAGCTTTATGGTGGAGCAACTGGTGCGGAGTGTGCGACCTGACGTCATTATTAACGCGGTGGGTGTGCTAAACCAGTATGCCGGAGCGGATCAGATTACAGCATATCAAATTAACGGCCTGCTGCCGCACTTTCTCCAGCGGACGGCGGACAGAATCGGTGCTCGGTTCATTCATATCAGTACGGACTGTGTATTCGAGGGGACGCGGGTACCCGGTTTATATGCAGAAACGGATCAACCTGACGGGACAAGCGCCTATGCATTGACGAAAATACTCGGGGAAGTAAAGGCGCCGGGCCATCTGACGATTCGCACCTCCATTATCGGCCCGGAAATCCGGCCGGGGGGCATTGGTCTGCTGAACTGGTTCTTGCAGCAGAGTGGGGACGTTGACGGGTATCGCCGCGTCTTTTGGAACGGGGTTACAACACTGGAGCTGGCAAAGGCTATACAGGTGTTGATGAATGAGCCGCTAGATGGACTCATTCATCTGGTTCATCCTGAACCGATCAGCAAGTATGATCTGTTGCTGTTGTTCAAGGACATCTGGAAGAGGGAGGATATTCGGATCGTGCTGAAGGATGAGCCGGTTCAAGACCGGACACTTCGTTCTACCCGGGCCGATCTGCTCTACGATGTTCCTCACTACAGCATTATGCTGAAGGAGCTGCTGGAATGGACAGAAGCACAGCGGAACAACGTCGGCCCGTCATTGTAA
- a CDS encoding methyl-accepting chemotaxis protein — protein sequence MNSLLSRMVLFFSGLIVIGGAILGFTLYQSSSELVENSMGQQAKAVAERAAAMINVDKYTDIKPVAGGENAYFNELRDQLNELKEANGFKYLYTLGKVEDGGQASYVYIVDGVAASTAKEDYSPLGTPENNAYPGMLHTLETGEASIGDLTKDEYGATVSAYVPIKGKDGSITGVVGADLDATEVYKLMETSRRTMLIVAAIVLVVCILLVFALAKYLTRPLLRLTKDVAKVGEGDLTVVIDTNRKDEIGRLASAFGVLVTDTRTVIEGIGKGSDQILSSSGDVYNHAHVTAEASRDISIHIKEAAVGAETQVFQAMEMNKGMEDMTSSMHRIAQSAAIVADLSQETTENAHQGNEAIVRAVDQMKSIVDSTAAMATATKQLEEHSVEIGEVLSLMTDIAGQTNLLALNAAIEAARAGEHGRGFAVVAEQVRKLATQSQSSSAVIAGIITSVQQQTSELSKRMEGSALEARVGMDIVNVAGQSFGHIHSGLERITTQLQEVSAASEEITSVSEEVAASVDQMEGISRHAAEHFHLITEASDGQLTSMEGVSQSAESLKGMSAELRQLIGRFKVTG from the coding sequence TTGAACAGTCTGTTGTCACGTATGGTGTTGTTTTTTTCGGGCCTTATTGTAATCGGTGGAGCCATTCTGGGTTTTACCTTGTATCAATCTTCGAGCGAACTGGTGGAAAACTCCATGGGCCAGCAGGCCAAAGCGGTGGCCGAAAGGGCCGCAGCCATGATTAATGTGGACAAATACACAGACATTAAACCCGTTGCCGGGGGAGAGAATGCTTATTTTAATGAGCTGCGCGATCAGCTTAACGAGCTGAAGGAAGCTAACGGCTTCAAGTATTTATACACGCTGGGGAAAGTGGAAGACGGAGGCCAAGCGAGCTATGTGTACATCGTTGACGGCGTGGCTGCTTCCACCGCCAAAGAGGACTATTCGCCGCTGGGCACTCCCGAAAACAATGCGTACCCGGGGATGCTGCATACTTTGGAAACTGGGGAGGCTTCCATAGGCGATCTGACGAAGGATGAGTACGGAGCCACCGTCTCGGCTTATGTTCCGATTAAAGGCAAGGACGGCAGCATTACAGGAGTTGTCGGGGCAGATCTGGATGCTACAGAGGTATACAAATTAATGGAAACATCCAGAAGAACGATGCTGATCGTAGCTGCGATTGTGCTGGTGGTATGTATTCTGTTGGTCTTTGCACTAGCCAAATATTTGACTCGTCCGTTATTAAGGTTGACCAAAGATGTTGCCAAGGTTGGTGAAGGCGATCTTACGGTCGTTATTGATACGAATCGTAAGGATGAAATTGGCCGTCTGGCTTCGGCTTTTGGGGTCCTCGTAACGGATACAAGAACGGTAATTGAGGGCATTGGCAAAGGCTCGGACCAGATCCTGTCTTCATCCGGGGATGTGTACAATCATGCCCATGTTACAGCAGAAGCCAGTCGGGATATTTCCATACATATTAAAGAAGCTGCGGTGGGGGCAGAAACCCAGGTATTCCAGGCCATGGAGATGAATAAAGGCATGGAGGACATGACCTCCAGCATGCATCGAATTGCACAATCTGCTGCGATTGTAGCGGACTTATCGCAGGAAACTACCGAGAATGCTCATCAGGGTAATGAAGCCATTGTCAGGGCTGTGGATCAAATGAAATCCATTGTAGACTCTACAGCGGCGATGGCTACCGCCACCAAACAATTAGAGGAGCATTCCGTGGAAATCGGAGAGGTACTTTCCCTGATGACGGATATTGCCGGACAAACCAATCTCCTCGCGCTGAATGCAGCGATAGAAGCGGCTCGGGCCGGAGAGCATGGGCGTGGTTTTGCCGTGGTAGCCGAGCAGGTAAGGAAGCTGGCGACTCAATCCCAGTCGTCCTCGGCGGTTATCGCAGGCATCATCACCTCGGTTCAGCAACAGACTTCCGAGCTGTCCAAGCGGATGGAGGGAAGCGCCCTTGAAGCCAGGGTGGGAATGGACATTGTAAATGTGGCTGGACAATCCTTTGGCCATATTCATTCCGGTCTGGAACGGATCACGACACAATTGCAGGAGGTATCGGCTGCCTCGGAGGAGATCACTTCTGTTTCGGAGGAAGTCGCAGCTTCCGTGGACCAAATGGAGGGAATTTCACGGCATGCAGCCGAACACTTCCACCTGATTACAGAAGCCTCGGATGGGCAGCTAACCTCCATGGAAGGCGTCAGCCAATCGGCGGAGAGCCTGAAAGGGATGTCCGCCGAGCTACGCCAGTTGATTGGACGGTTTAAGGTGACGGGATAA
- a CDS encoding glycosyltransferase, translated as MRPSVTIVIPFYNCGYVDKAVQSALEQTYGPLEIIVVDDGSTTHTEMLQPYLPYIYYLGKSNGGTASALNHGIRHASGEYIAWLSSDDIYHKDKINNQVSFMVEQGAYISHTNFNLINQYSQITNPQAAAVFPSIPEFCRFFQQGNPVNGCTVMFKKELFAHIGLFDELLPYTHDLDMWYRVMLAGYPFPFLNEALVNYRWHDEMGTKKHWPAVEREYNITQARYRDRFSQLLNGLSS; from the coding sequence ATGAGACCGAGTGTAACGATCGTCATTCCATTTTATAACTGTGGATACGTGGATAAGGCTGTGCAAAGCGCATTGGAGCAAACCTATGGTCCGCTTGAAATTATTGTCGTTGATGACGGTTCCACGACACATACCGAAATGCTTCAGCCCTATCTTCCATATATATATTATTTGGGCAAATCCAATGGCGGAACAGCCAGCGCACTGAATCACGGCATCCGGCATGCCAGCGGCGAATATATTGCGTGGCTCAGCTCAGATGATATCTATCACAAGGACAAAATTAACAACCAGGTATCCTTTATGGTGGAACAGGGGGCATATATCTCTCACACCAATTTTAATCTTATCAATCAATACAGCCAAATCACGAACCCGCAGGCGGCAGCCGTATTTCCGTCCATACCGGAGTTTTGCCGTTTTTTCCAGCAAGGGAATCCGGTCAATGGATGCACTGTCATGTTCAAAAAGGAACTGTTTGCGCATATCGGTCTGTTCGATGAATTGCTGCCGTACACCCATGATCTGGATATGTGGTATCGAGTCATGTTGGCGGGTTACCCTTTCCCTTTTCTGAACGAAGCGTTGGTTAACTATCGCTGGCATGACGAAATGGGGACAAAAAAGCACTGGCCTGCCGTTGAACGGGAATACAACATAACTCAAGCGCGGTATCGAGATCGCTTCAGCCAGCTGTTGAACGGTTTATCCTCATGA
- a CDS encoding polysaccharide biosynthesis protein, with product MFENQRILVTGGTGSWGHELVAQLLPRNPKEVIIFSRGESSQVAMNRQFEDERLSFCIGDIRDKDALVTACQGVDYVFHLAALKHVPVCEDQPYEALKTNVVGTQNVIEAAVINQVKKVIYISTDKAANPSNFYGMTKAIGEKLIVYANLLNSDTRFVTVRGGNVLGTNGSVVHLFQSQIRQKGTVSITDMNMTRFFLTLRDAISLLFKASVESVGGEIFIMTMPTCRIVDLAEVLIEDSGVENVEIVEKGVRPGEKIHEILMSDFESLTTVVYDEQYLIILPTLNIPQLKDRYKQCPPVSFSSFSSEFNLMSKAEIRSILQSGGFIK from the coding sequence ATGTTTGAAAACCAACGTATCTTGGTTACCGGCGGTACCGGCTCCTGGGGGCATGAGCTGGTTGCCCAGCTACTGCCGCGTAACCCCAAAGAGGTCATTATCTTTTCGCGCGGAGAATCGAGTCAGGTTGCGATGAACAGGCAGTTTGAGGATGAACGACTTAGCTTCTGCATCGGGGATATTCGGGATAAGGATGCACTGGTTACCGCCTGTCAGGGTGTGGATTATGTATTTCATTTGGCGGCTCTCAAGCACGTACCTGTATGTGAAGATCAGCCCTATGAAGCACTAAAAACGAACGTGGTAGGCACCCAAAACGTGATCGAAGCCGCTGTCATCAATCAGGTCAAGAAAGTCATTTATATCTCCACTGACAAGGCTGCGAATCCATCCAATTTTTACGGGATGACCAAGGCGATTGGTGAAAAACTGATCGTCTACGCCAATCTGCTGAATAGCGATACACGATTTGTAACGGTGCGTGGCGGTAACGTATTGGGCACGAACGGAAGCGTGGTGCATCTGTTTCAAAGCCAGATTCGCCAAAAGGGTACCGTTTCGATCACGGATATGAACATGACCCGTTTTTTCCTGACCCTGCGTGATGCGATCAGCCTTCTGTTCAAAGCCTCGGTGGAAAGTGTAGGCGGGGAAATTTTCATCATGACCATGCCAACCTGCCGCATTGTGGATTTGGCAGAGGTGCTCATCGAGGATTCGGGCGTGGAGAATGTAGAAATTGTAGAAAAAGGTGTCCGTCCTGGCGAGAAAATTCATGAGATTTTAATGAGCGACTTTGAAAGTCTGACGACGGTCGTATACGACGAGCAATATTTAATCATTCTGCCAACGCTGAATATCCCTCAACTAAAGGATCGATATAAGCAATGCCCTCCAGTGTCGTTCAGCAGCTTTAGCTCAGAGTTCAATCTGATGTCTAAAGCGGAGATTCGAAGCATTCTCCAGAGCGGGGGGTTCATTAAATGA
- a CDS encoding glycosyltransferase: MVDTGVVMPLYKQDIGYLQAAISSVLAQSYGAFRFIIVIDGAPEMVGPAFHAAGGDPRVQLIILPENKGVSHALNRGFDELFEDPAITYVTWVSSDNVYNSFFIERLRRELEQGPDSLGLVFSTFRQVDAGGNPLYDEQHQQALIRYQSQPHHELLNASIVGVSFMYKSQYARQIGGYRLQPVEDYDYWLRLTEKCSMKFIPEVLMDYRVDSAFSVSASLHSQKEHRRWRHAFQVAKHETRARRGIPLEMTILMPVTDMTQAEPLLDQLLEQHYSNCLVRLLDLTPEQGASSFLPIMLDPRLIVTPRPRYSMREALIQAIGETVTRFVVCYGVKPYIAVTDLLYLTDLLRPLPNTHVFSYYTDDHSTIGSGREVTAVPPEWNYVYYTHRLHQALEQGRF, translated from the coding sequence ATGGTAGATACGGGGGTTGTAATGCCGCTCTACAAACAGGATATCGGTTATCTACAAGCGGCGATTTCGTCCGTACTGGCCCAGAGCTACGGAGCGTTTCGTTTCATCATCGTTATTGACGGAGCGCCGGAAATGGTAGGACCGGCGTTCCATGCAGCAGGGGGGGACCCGCGTGTTCAGTTGATTATACTTCCTGAAAACAAAGGAGTATCACATGCCCTCAACCGGGGGTTCGACGAGTTGTTCGAAGATCCTGCGATCACATATGTGACCTGGGTATCCAGTGACAATGTTTATAATTCATTCTTTATTGAACGATTGCGGAGAGAGCTGGAGCAGGGGCCCGACTCGCTTGGCCTTGTATTCTCCACTTTCCGCCAGGTTGACGCTGGAGGAAACCCGTTGTATGACGAGCAGCATCAACAAGCGCTGATCCGATACCAGAGCCAGCCACATCACGAATTACTGAACGCCAGCATTGTTGGGGTTTCATTTATGTACAAAAGCCAATATGCCCGTCAGATCGGCGGCTATCGGTTGCAACCCGTGGAGGACTATGATTACTGGCTGCGACTGACCGAGAAGTGCAGCATGAAATTCATCCCGGAGGTCCTTATGGATTACCGGGTGGATTCCGCTTTTAGTGTATCGGCCAGCTTGCACAGCCAGAAGGAGCATCGACGCTGGCGGCACGCATTTCAAGTCGCCAAGCATGAGACGAGAGCGCGCCGGGGTATCCCGCTTGAAATGACCATTTTGATGCCCGTTACGGATATGACTCAGGCTGAGCCGTTGCTGGATCAGCTGCTGGAGCAGCATTACAGCAATTGCTTGGTGCGGTTGCTGGATCTTACGCCTGAACAGGGCGCCTCTTCCTTCCTGCCCATCATGCTCGACCCTCGCCTGATCGTAACTCCAAGACCGCGATATTCCATGAGGGAAGCGCTGATTCAGGCCATTGGGGAAACGGTGACCCGCTTTGTTGTATGCTACGGGGTTAAACCTTATATCGCCGTGACGGATTTGCTGTATCTGACGGATTTACTCCGCCCACTGCCGAATACCCACGTTTTTTCCTACTATACAGATGATCACTCTACCATAGGCAGCGGGCGGGAAGTCACCGCTGTACCGCCGGAATGGAATTACGTGTATTACACCCATCGATTGCATCAGGCGCTGGAACAGGGTCGCTTTTAG
- a CDS encoding DUF1796 family putative cysteine peptidase: MRLAQLAGEYDAVFSLGQNCTPAIQLEKNRLRPFAGVLDWMMSDTLSDVNRLLENRFSGFMDFPNLSVVGTSQLNYMVRDIDYNVISVHDFPQERNTSADLATYPEFREKIDRRIERFFAKTQKAQHSLFVRMLGTYEEAEELERILYGMVAHEFRLLIVNCSGVTELTEVDWQLPNVCAVEMPFADVWNYKSDPHWCTLFQGMSLSSERGGRRA; this comes from the coding sequence ATGAGACTTGCACAGCTGGCAGGGGAATATGATGCGGTCTTCAGTTTGGGGCAAAACTGCACGCCTGCCATTCAATTGGAAAAAAACCGCCTACGGCCGTTTGCCGGAGTGCTGGACTGGATGATGTCTGACACGCTGTCCGATGTGAATCGCTTGCTGGAAAACCGGTTTTCCGGGTTTATGGATTTTCCCAATTTAAGTGTCGTTGGTACGAGCCAACTGAACTATATGGTCAGGGATATCGATTATAACGTGATCTCGGTACATGATTTCCCGCAGGAACGCAATACGTCCGCAGATCTGGCGACTTATCCAGAGTTCAGGGAGAAGATAGACCGCCGTATCGAACGTTTTTTTGCAAAAACGCAGAAGGCGCAGCACAGCTTGTTCGTCCGTATGCTGGGAACCTATGAAGAGGCAGAGGAACTGGAGCGCATCTTGTACGGCATGGTGGCGCATGAATTTCGACTGCTCATCGTGAACTGTTCCGGTGTAACAGAGCTGACTGAGGTCGACTGGCAGCTTCCAAATGTATGCGCGGTGGAAATGCCTTTTGCCGATGTATGGAATTATAAAAGTGATCCGCACTGGTGTACGCTTTTTCAGGGAATGTCCCTATCTTCGGAAAGGGGAGGACGGCGTGCTTGA
- a CDS encoding NAD-dependent epimerase/dehydratase family protein has product MKALVTGGAGFIGSHLVRALADSGIRVHVLDNLTTGNVANVDPRAVMHMADIRSSETRTLLIRESPDIVFHLAAQADVQQSIHRPDEDADVNVMGTIHLLQACHEVGVSKLIFASTSGVYGELQKQCIQEDDPVEPISGYGLSKLTAESYIRLFHRLYGMNYTILRYGNVYGPGQAAKGEGGVVALFMDRLKKGSPLLIHGDGTQTRDFVYVKDVVRANLAAIRAADQRTVHVSTGRTTSINRLAYDLLKLHGSSVRPVYSAARAGDIHHSCLSNAVARHWLRWEPLYGISAGLKETYASSIGSGKEGV; this is encoded by the coding sequence GTGAAGGCTTTGGTCACCGGGGGAGCCGGATTTATTGGTTCCCATCTGGTGCGTGCGCTTGCTGATTCGGGCATCAGGGTGCATGTGCTGGATAATCTGACGACCGGGAATGTCGCAAATGTGGACCCGCGCGCGGTCATGCATATGGCGGATATCCGCAGCTCCGAGACCCGGACGCTGCTCATTCGGGAAAGCCCGGATATTGTATTTCACTTGGCGGCACAGGCCGATGTCCAGCAATCCATCCATCGACCGGATGAGGACGCAGATGTGAATGTGATGGGGACGATTCATCTGTTGCAGGCTTGTCATGAAGTCGGTGTATCCAAGCTGATATTTGCGTCCACATCCGGCGTATACGGTGAACTGCAAAAGCAATGTATTCAGGAAGACGATCCTGTGGAGCCGATTTCGGGCTACGGGCTTTCCAAGCTGACCGCAGAATCGTATATCCGTCTTTTTCATCGGTTATATGGCATGAATTACACGATTTTGCGTTACGGGAATGTGTATGGTCCCGGTCAGGCCGCGAAGGGAGAGGGCGGTGTAGTCGCTCTTTTTATGGATCGACTGAAAAAAGGGAGCCCCTTGCTCATTCACGGCGACGGAACGCAAACCCGCGATTTCGTGTACGTCAAGGATGTAGTCAGAGCGAATCTGGCGGCTATACGTGCAGCGGATCAGCGTACGGTACATGTGAGTACGGGACGAACCACGTCCATCAATCGGCTGGCCTACGATTTGCTGAAGCTGCACGGCTCGTCCGTTCGGCCCGTGTATTCAGCTGCGCGGGCGGGAGACATTCACCATAGCTGTCTTAGCAACGCAGTCGCGAGACATTGGCTTCGATGGGAGCCGCTATATGGCATCTCTGCCGGATTGAAGGAAACGTATGCGAGCAGTATTGGTTCAGGAAAAGAAGGCGTGTAG
- a CDS encoding M15 family metallopeptidase, protein MLKKSLRKIGIALITYALLLNAGPFFTVAAGASDVTADSSTTQNLNIEKKNKLPKGFVYLDEVIPAAQYEIRYYSENNFVGRRIDGYKRPFAIMTHTGAAALKGVSDDLAAKGYLLKVYDAYRPQKAVNHFVRWSQDNGDLKMKQQYYPKLDKRKLFKLGFIARKSGHSRGSTVDLTLVHIKTGKTVDMGSPFDFFGDISYYNTKLISKTQQANRKILRDAMVKRGFKPYNKEWWHFTLMKEPYAKTYFNFDVE, encoded by the coding sequence ATGTTGAAGAAGTCTTTAAGAAAAATCGGCATCGCACTGATTACATATGCATTATTGCTAAATGCAGGTCCTTTTTTCACCGTTGCTGCCGGAGCCTCGGACGTAACTGCGGATAGCAGTACAACGCAGAATTTGAACATTGAGAAGAAAAATAAATTGCCCAAGGGATTCGTGTATCTGGATGAAGTGATTCCTGCGGCGCAATATGAAATCCGCTATTATAGTGAAAATAACTTTGTTGGCAGACGGATTGATGGATATAAGAGGCCTTTTGCGATCATGACCCATACAGGTGCAGCGGCTTTAAAAGGGGTTAGCGATGATCTGGCAGCCAAAGGATATCTGTTGAAAGTATACGATGCCTATCGTCCGCAAAAAGCCGTGAATCATTTTGTCAGATGGTCGCAGGATAACGGTGATCTCAAAATGAAGCAGCAGTATTACCCGAAGCTGGATAAGCGCAAATTGTTCAAGCTGGGCTTCATCGCCAGGAAATCCGGCCATTCGCGGGGGAGCACCGTGGATTTGACGCTGGTGCACATCAAAACGGGGAAGACTGTCGATATGGGGAGTCCGTTTGATTTTTTCGGTGATATTTCCTATTACAACACGAAGCTGATCAGCAAGACACAGCAGGCGAACCGAAAAATCCTTAGGGATGCTATGGTGAAGCGTGGCTTCAAACCTTACAACAAGGAATGGTGGCACTTTACGCTGATGAAGGAGCCTTATGCTAAAACATACTTCAATTTTGATGTGGAATAG
- a CDS encoding DUF1796 family putative cysteine peptidase: protein MLERLQGDYDAVFSLGGHCLPSIQLDKNGLRPYAGPLDWMISGNLSQISRLLDARFAGFMDFASLRVTGHDYGEYNFMVEDASYEITAAHHFPVTLNTSEQLTSYPAFKTTLDRRIARLLEKSALASCLLLVRLGGSRDQAVELHTVLSQMITHDFRLLFVDYTGAADVTELDWGLEQLVPVALPPEDIWSGQDEMWRFMLANVRLHV from the coding sequence GTGCTTGAGCGATTGCAGGGGGATTATGACGCTGTATTCAGCTTGGGAGGACATTGCCTGCCTTCCATTCAGCTGGATAAAAACGGACTGCGTCCATACGCGGGACCGCTGGACTGGATGATTTCCGGCAACTTGTCGCAGATCAGTCGCTTGCTGGATGCCCGTTTCGCCGGATTCATGGACTTTGCCAGCCTGCGTGTGACGGGGCATGATTACGGCGAGTATAACTTCATGGTCGAGGACGCGTCGTATGAAATTACAGCGGCACACCATTTTCCTGTTACCCTGAATACATCGGAGCAGCTGACTTCCTATCCTGCATTCAAAACGACGCTTGATCGCCGCATCGCACGTCTATTGGAGAAATCTGCGCTTGCGTCCTGTTTGCTGCTGGTTCGTCTGGGGGGCAGTCGGGATCAGGCGGTAGAACTGCACACCGTATTGTCACAGATGATTACCCACGATTTTCGCTTGTTATTCGTGGATTATACAGGGGCTGCCGATGTGACGGAGCTGGATTGGGGGCTGGAGCAACTGGTTCCAGTGGCGCTGCCGCCTGAGGATATTTGGAGCGGGCAGGATGAGATGTGGCGCTTTATGCTGGCAAACGTCAGGCTACACGTCTGA
- a CDS encoding NAD-dependent epimerase/dehydratase family protein: MDRSTAEQRRPVIVITGAAGYTGIHACRHFAKLGWKVAALTRTTASARELILQFNGDENVGVDSGTSFYITSYVCDLLDKERLREVIGQIAPDYVLHLGGKNSVPESWRSPLLYMESNVLSTLYLLDALRPFPKARIVVVGSRLKAILQAPYHPSHPYSLSKSLQEAVALSWSTLFDQSVMLAEPCNLIGPGPSTGFCALLAGHIIRTERTYTEPATESACEPLPALEPAPFRVSSRHAQRDFLDVRDAVRAYGVLLEQGVSGQVYPVCTGRIVELGDIVERMVAMAETPVAIEWGDAAESAYMDAYRAKELEDMGWRPIIPLGQSLEDMIRYRRVGKEGTI, from the coding sequence ATGGACAGAAGCACAGCGGAACAACGTCGGCCCGTCATTGTAATTACCGGAGCGGCAGGCTATACCGGGATACACGCCTGCCGCCATTTTGCAAAGCTCGGCTGGAAGGTAGCGGCTCTGACCCGCACGACTGCTTCCGCCCGGGAGCTGATCTTGCAGTTTAACGGTGATGAGAACGTCGGCGTAGATTCCGGCACCAGCTTTTACATCACGTCTTATGTATGCGATTTGCTCGACAAGGAGCGTCTTCGCGAAGTGATTGGCCAGATTGCGCCGGATTATGTGCTCCATCTGGGTGGAAAAAATTCGGTGCCCGAATCTTGGCGAAGCCCGCTGCTCTACATGGAATCCAATGTGCTGTCCACGCTGTATCTGCTGGATGCGCTGCGTCCTTTTCCAAAGGCCCGGATTGTCGTGGTGGGTTCCCGGCTAAAGGCAATTTTGCAGGCTCCGTATCATCCATCGCATCCATATAGTCTCAGCAAAAGCCTTCAAGAAGCAGTCGCCCTCTCCTGGAGCACGTTGTTTGACCAATCCGTCATGCTGGCAGAGCCTTGTAATCTGATTGGGCCGGGTCCATCCACTGGCTTTTGCGCATTGCTGGCGGGTCATATTATCCGTACGGAGCGCACGTACACGGAGCCAGCAACCGAATCAGCATGTGAGCCTTTGCCCGCACTCGAACCCGCACCGTTCCGGGTATCTTCCCGGCATGCGCAGCGTGATTTTCTCGATGTGCGCGATGCCGTCCGCGCATACGGTGTGCTGCTGGAGCAAGGGGTGTCGGGGCAGGTTTACCCGGTTTGCACAGGCCGCATCGTGGAGCTGGGAGATATCGTGGAACGTATGGTTGCAATGGCAGAGACACCTGTTGCCATCGAATGGGGGGACGCGGCAGAGTCAGCGTATATGGATGCATACCGGGCCAAGGAGCTGGAGGATATGGGATGGAGGCCGATCATACCGCTGGGGCAATCGCTGGAGGATATGATTCGATACCGCCGAGTCGGAAAGGAAGGAACGATATGA
- a CDS encoding glycosyltransferase family 4 protein produces the protein MKILLATYWPIPHLGGVWPFMLQIKRRLELLGHTVDLMGNGPDIPKYHIVFENRELLKDQLLPMLNTKLNETVVPVLHQDSWVQTVEKDRYCMELSAAYFGVEQYDVIHTQDVIATRALSRVKRKDSALVANIHGSLAREVMMAMERDQEPGYRELLVWKYYWALEHYGAISADITITSTEWMKQTLIREFEVPEQQIATFQYGLDTEHFWEVCAKGTDVTRPEGKKVIICPSRLVYIKGLHYLMSALGLLKDRRTDWVCWIVGEGDKREELQTQADELGLREEVVFLGHREDVPALLQLADIFVHPSIQDNQPFSVMEAQVSGLPAVVSDAGGLPEMVEHEHTGLVSPVGDVEALAAQLQHLLAQDDVRIAMGNRAKAWGTTQWSLDVMIARLVDIYAQALKQVR, from the coding sequence GTGAAAATTTTGTTGGCTACCTACTGGCCGATCCCTCATTTGGGAGGCGTGTGGCCGTTTATGCTGCAAATTAAACGACGGCTGGAGCTGCTGGGTCACACCGTGGATTTGATGGGCAACGGACCGGATATACCCAAATACCATATTGTTTTTGAGAATAGGGAGCTGCTGAAGGATCAGTTGTTGCCCATGCTGAACACGAAGCTGAATGAGACGGTTGTACCTGTATTACATCAGGACTCCTGGGTGCAGACGGTGGAAAAAGACCGATACTGCATGGAACTGTCGGCGGCGTATTTTGGAGTTGAACAATACGATGTCATTCATACACAGGATGTCATTGCGACACGTGCCCTAAGCCGAGTCAAACGTAAAGATAGCGCATTGGTCGCCAATATTCACGGCTCGCTGGCCCGCGAAGTCATGATGGCGATGGAACGGGATCAAGAGCCGGGATATCGAGAGTTGTTGGTATGGAAATATTATTGGGCACTGGAGCACTATGGCGCTATATCCGCTGATATTACAATTACATCTACGGAATGGATGAAGCAGACGCTCATTCGTGAGTTTGAAGTGCCTGAGCAACAGATTGCTACTTTCCAATATGGTTTGGATACCGAACACTTCTGGGAGGTTTGCGCGAAGGGGACGGATGTCACACGACCTGAGGGGAAAAAGGTCATTATTTGTCCTTCACGGCTGGTATATATCAAAGGGCTGCACTACTTAATGAGTGCTCTTGGTTTGCTGAAAGATCGGCGCACAGATTGGGTGTGCTGGATTGTCGGAGAGGGAGACAAAAGGGAAGAACTTCAAACACAGGCTGATGAGCTGGGGCTGAGGGAAGAGGTAGTTTTTCTCGGACATCGTGAGGATGTGCCTGCCCTCTTGCAACTGGCGGATATTTTTGTTCATCCGAGTATACAAGATAATCAGCCATTTTCGGTTATGGAGGCGCAGGTTTCGGGGCTTCCGGCAGTGGTATCGGATGCAGGTGGACTCCCGGAAATGGTGGAGCATGAACATACTGGGCTGGTCTCCCCGGTTGGCGATGTGGAGGCGTTAGCAGCTCAATTGCAACATTTACTGGCTCAGGATGATGTGCGTATTGCTATGGGGAACCGAGCCAAAGCATGGGGAACCACGCAGTGGTCTCTGGATGTAATGATTGCACGACTCGTGGATATTTACGCGCAAGCGCTCAAGCAAGTACGTTGA